A region of Planktomarina temperata RCA23 DNA encodes the following proteins:
- a CDS encoding ATP-dependent Clp protease proteolytic subunit → MKDPIETYMNLVPMVVEQTSRGERAYDIFSRLLKERIIFVNGPVHDGMSTLVIAQLLHLEAENPTKEISMYINSPGGVVTAGLSIYDTMQYIKPKVSTLCVGQAASMGSLLLTAGAKDMRFSLPNSSIMVHQPSGGYQGQATDIMIHAEFTQKLKRRLNEIYVTHTGQDYDTVEAALERDNFMSPEEAQAWGLIDKIVTNREKEAE, encoded by the coding sequence ATGAAAGATCCAATCGAAACTTATATGAACCTCGTCCCCATGGTCGTTGAACAGACAAGCCGGGGCGAGCGAGCCTATGATATCTTCTCGCGCCTGCTGAAAGAACGGATCATTTTTGTGAATGGCCCGGTCCACGATGGGATGAGCACTTTGGTGATCGCTCAGCTTTTGCATCTTGAGGCCGAGAACCCAACCAAAGAGATCAGCATGTATATCAATTCCCCCGGCGGTGTTGTGACGGCGGGCCTGTCGATCTACGACACCATGCAATATATCAAACCAAAGGTGAGCACACTCTGCGTGGGTCAGGCGGCCTCTATGGGCTCATTGCTTTTGACCGCGGGCGCCAAGGACATGCGGTTTTCTCTGCCCAATTCCTCGATCATGGTGCATCAGCCCTCTGGTGGTTACCAAGGCCAAGCGACCGACATCATGATTCACGCGGAATTTACGCAAAAGCTTAAGCGCCGTTTGAATGAGATCTATGTCACCCACACCGGGCAGGACTATGATACGGTTGAGGCCGCTTTGGAGCGGGATAATTTCATGTCCCCTGAGGAGGCACAGGCCTGGGGCTTGATCGACAAAATCGTCACCAATCGTGAAAAAGAGGCCGAATAG
- a CDS encoding glyceraldehyde 3-phosphate dehydrogenase NAD-binding domain-containing protein produces MGRPIRFAINGFGRIGRAVARQWVEQQAEGRFDLVAINDIAPLETCAYLLEFDSVYGPIVGSIESSSDRLIVNGHAVRFSQKSDLAAVDLSDVDVVFECTGKAVTAQFASAGLRAGAQRVLISGPSECADVTVVLGANDHVLSGQRIVSNASCTTNALAPLLRVLHEAYGVLAGHMTTIHCYTGSQPTVDAPRGAALERNRAAALSMVPTSTSAAVLIDKILPDLAGRVKGCAVRVPTASVSAVDLTCQVAHPVEQEALIELLRQARPDILGMTDRPLVSSDLRARRESLVIAAPQVAVMGQDLLRIFGWYDNEWGFSARMFDVAAKIT; encoded by the coding sequence ATGGGCCGTCCAATACGCTTTGCCATTAACGGATTTGGTCGGATTGGCCGAGCTGTGGCGCGGCAATGGGTGGAGCAGCAGGCAGAGGGTCGTTTCGATCTGGTGGCGATAAATGACATCGCCCCCTTGGAGACCTGCGCCTATCTGCTGGAATTCGACAGTGTCTATGGCCCTATTGTGGGCTCGATTGAGAGCAGTTCTGATCGTTTGATTGTCAACGGCCATGCGGTGCGGTTTAGCCAGAAATCGGATTTGGCGGCGGTGGATCTGTCAGATGTTGATGTGGTGTTTGAATGCACGGGTAAGGCTGTGACCGCGCAATTTGCCAGTGCGGGACTGCGCGCCGGTGCTCAGCGTGTTTTGATTTCTGGCCCTTCTGAATGTGCCGATGTGACTGTGGTCTTAGGCGCGAATGACCATGTTTTAAGCGGGCAACGCATTGTCTCAAACGCCTCGTGCACCACCAATGCGCTGGCGCCTTTGTTGCGGGTGTTGCATGAGGCCTATGGGGTTCTGGCCGGTCATATGACGACGATCCATTGTTACACTGGCAGCCAACCCACCGTCGACGCCCCCCGCGGCGCGGCGCTTGAGCGCAATCGCGCGGCGGCGCTGTCGATGGTGCCGACAAGCACCTCTGCGGCCGTGTTGATTGATAAAATTTTGCCTGACTTGGCCGGGCGCGTGAAAGGCTGTGCGGTGCGTGTGCCGACGGCCAGCGTCTCTGCCGTTGATCTCACCTGCCAGGTGGCGCATCCGGTGGAGCAAGAAGCGCTGATAGAGCTTTTGCGGCAAGCGCGGCCGGACATCTTGGGCATGACTGATCGTCCGTTGGTCTCCTCAGATCTCCGGGCGCGCCGCGAAAGTTTGGTCATTGCCGCCCCGCAGGTCGCGGTGATGGGACAAGACTTGCTGCGCATATTTGGGTGGTATGACAATGAATGGGGGTTTTCAGCCCGAATGTTCGATGTGGCTGCAAAAATAACGTAA